The genomic segment gagaaggagaggcatACAGGCAGAAAACgaaaaaaatacttaaagcaTCACACCGGCATTAACTGATGCTCTCAAGGTTAGGATTACAAgtaatttcatgtgtgtgtgtttaacttatTGAAAAGTATGATTTACTAGCATCATCAATTTATACAGGTGAGTAGCTTCCATAAAAAGacagacatattttaaaacaaccaagtttattttgattttggacTATGGATAGTTTTGTCTCTACTACCTGACCTCCTCCAGCCACTTCTGGACCTTGATGAGCTCCGGCTGTGGCTCCGGCTGTggctccggctccggctccggctgcggctgcggctgcggctgcggctCTGGCTGCGGCTCCTGCTccggctgcggctgcggctgcgACTACGGCTCTGACTCTGGCTGCGTCTCCGGCTGCGGCGGCTTCTCCTGCTGGAACCCAGACTAtaatccttttttcttcttctactcaGTGAACTGCGCCTCTCACGACTCTTCATCCCATGTCTGTGAGATTTCTTCACCCTGTGACTACTACTACTCTTCCTGTCAGACTCACCATTTCTCTTGTAGAAGTCCGgactcctccttcttcttgacctgccaTAGTATTCATCATAGTGACTggccctttccctcctctctgaatTCTTAGTGGAGGAGGAGCTAGTCCAATCTGGAGACAGGTAGATGTTTCTATTAGCTTCCCTATATTCATTGTTGGGATTTCTGAACACATGAAGAAAGTTGCAGTGCTTTCCTCTTGGACACTGCTGTACTTCAAATAAGCCTGTAAGGGCAAGTGAAGAGGCAGCGATCATCACTCTATTACTGCAATTCATTCTTTTTCTGAAGTCTGAAGATGAATTTTTTTCATATGCTGCTCTGAAGAAGGTCTAACATGGGGAGAATCCTTCAATATTCTttatataataagaataaaataatacccaggcgtggtggcacactcAGGttcagccagggccacataatgagtttaaggccagcctgggatgcatgagGTCCTATCTCtaaaacacacgcacacaggcacacacaaagaaagagaacaaaataaaggaaCTTTTGTGGCTGAAAGTATTTGCAGATGGAGAATCTATTAAGAACCATAGCTGAATAAAATGATGTAACTGATTAAAAGTTGATAGCTATCTAAATAGAGATCTCTCCAAAGAAGATATACCAGAAGTCAATAATGAGAAAAAGTTATTAGTTACTGAGAAAACTACTAaagctgtttatattttgttgtttttaatgacaTAAAACTCCTGGTTTGGAGGTTTCAGTTATACTCAAGCATATCACTGGAATCACACTGCATCTCTAGAAACTTGCAAAACTAACTTCCTGTATAGAAAATATGCTACCATCTTGTTTATGTGCCCAATCCTTAATCTTAGGGTCTAATGGTAGTTTTCATTTTCCTAAGCAAGGAATTTGAAAATTTTCTCtcgatagacagatagatagatgatagatagatatagataataaatatatctacatatagatatatagagagagattgatttttcaagacaaggtttctctgtgtagccctggctgtcgtggaacccCCTCCATAGAGCAGGCCGGCTTAGAACTCACTGAaaaccacctgtctctgccttcagggtgctaggattaaagatgtgcaccatcactgcccagtttttttatttatttttgaaactttttaaggtttattttatgtatgtgagtattctGCCTGcttatgtatgtgtactgtgtacatgcctggtgcccatggagatcaaaagaggatatcagatccccatctctctagcccctcctttcttaaaaataatttttaaattgatcaataaattagtttatttatttgaagAATAGGTCTCACTATacagtccaagctggccttgaactcacaatcctgccttggcctccctggACAAGTTTTGGAACGGAAGGTGGCACCATCCATGCCCATCATAAATGACAGCATCCATTAAGAGAAGGCTGCTGAAGATTTAGACTTGCTTGATAAATTCCATATTTTTTACTCAAGTTCTAAGCACCTGGGAGGAAGAGCAGAAAAACCCAGGgagaaggcagaagcatggccCCGAGGTACTAGAGCTTTGTGTCTCTTCACTGggggaacttccagattgatctGGCTGGGCACTCTCTTAGAAACCAGAAAATGATGAGAGCTTCAAAGCATCTGGTTACTCTCTGCAGTGCTGAATCATTTCCTGGTGTGGCAGCCGCTCTCAGATGAGTCAGTGTAACTGAGAGCACCCAATGTACAACTAAACTGATCCACACCTACTTCAAGTAACGTGGAAAATGTTAACCATGGGTAATGtttgtggtggtgatgatggaaGATTGCTTAGGGATCAAGCCTGAAACAAGCAGCTCAAGTGAGGAAAGCCAATGAATAGAAAACACCTTTGAAAGTGTAACGTGATTAATGTGGGTATCTTTAGTTTGGATGCTGCATTGTCACACAAAGAACCCACGACTGAGGATCTGAAGACTGAAAATCAACTTGCAATTCTGTCACCAATATATTGTGACCTCAGGCATTTACTTCGAGTGAACACAGGCCTATTACTGTGGTGTCCTTTATATAACCACTCTACTCATCTGTAGTGAGACAAAAACTGTGCTTCatccctttaaaatattgttttcttcctaGGAAGATCCCTTTTGTATAGTGCAGCCATGAGGGAGGGGTACCACTACATTGGCTTTTACCACAAATTGCCATTTTCCACCGGGTCACTGGACAGAATTCACATTGAAGCTGTCGTCCTGCATACCATCGtccattaaaaacagaaaaagctgTTTGACAGTCTTCTTCCCTTGGAAGCAAAAATCAAAGGGTGTGCTTTTTAATAACTCACAAGCATAGCAAACCTATTCTGAATTATCCCCCTTGTCCACTTACTGTAGGACTTCAGTTCTTGTATTGCCTAGGCAGTCCTCAGAGCATTCAGATGCCCACAGCCTAGTTTAGTCAGAGACCTTTGTCACTGACTTCTGAAAAGTTTTGTCACATGGAAATTGGCTAGAGTTAAGGCTTCTTAATCTGCAAGATTTGACAATCAAATCTGCAAAAGTGATTCCCCTTGTTAGAACCCATGCTTTCTCTGCTGTTCTTACTACAATGGCTAGTTGAAGCCATTAGCCATGGCACTTAGAGAAAAGGCAATACATGCAGGAATGACTCAGTAACTACAAATGCTAACTGCTCAAATGTACACTATTTGGAGCTTTAACCCCTTGTACCTTAGATTGGTATTTTCTACTCTATTCCAATTAGCCTTTATTCAGTTTGTATTTTAGTTATGAAGATTATACtaaataaaagaatcaaaactacagaagtataaaaagaatgaaatataagtatattatttTCAAATCTTGACTGTTTATGAGCTCCTcatactgacattttaaaaagtatcatgCTTAGGAAAGCTACATATTCAGTGACAGACATCAAGGAAACAATGCCATAGCTATGATGAAACACGGGTGATGCGTGTATTTTCACAATACTTACGACTGGTACTGAACATACACATTGCCCCTCAGATGAGGTTCCAAGTTGCAGCTGACCTAAGGAACAAAGAAGAATTCTATCTCACACATAAGTATTCAAAAGCAACAAATTATCATATGCATTTTGTCCAGGCAAATAGTCCCTCAGAGTGCAAGATAGGCAGCACACTTTGCTATCAATTCAAGGCAGATCTAAACCCCTAATAACACTACAGATCTCAACTGCCTGCTCTCTGCTGATCCTTCTCTGCTGTTTTTACACCCTGTTAAGGATAAAATGTCTTATAACATGTACATAAAATGTGTATAAAAACAGAATACAGGGGTTAGAGAgattaagaacacacacacacacacacatacgtgtgtgtttctatttctatttggaatatattatgtatatgtatagactttcacagacacatgtacacatataggcatatatatattatactccAGAaaaatatatcatacacataGCTACATTAActaaaatgatatataaaagttttatatatatgtgtatactgaTTGAGTCCGGTTGAATATATAGCCAACATGTAGCCTCCTATGGAATATGAGTTGACAGAAATGTGGCCAAACACAAAAATCGCAAACTTAagtaaaacatgatttttttccaatttgtttttgttgtttctgtcagCTCAATTGTAGTTCTCAGGCATGAACTCTGTAGACAACATTATGTTATAATGTTAAAAGTCTGGACACACTTGCTGGTATtgctttgtacttttaaaattctatagaaagagcctgtctcagaaaaaaagtttCAGAATTTTAAAGGTACAAAGCAATACCAGCAAGTGTGTccagatttttttccaatttgtttttgtttttgttaactcAATTGTagttgtcctaaaactcactatgtagactaggttggtctcgaactcacagatctacCTCTTCCTTCTAAGTGTCAAGATTAAAGGAgagtgccaccaggcctggctctacAATTTTAATATAGATGGTATTAATACAAGCTTAATGACTCAACTACTATATATTCTACACATCAAATCATATTTATATGTCTGCTCATAATTATCCACAATGCTTGCAATCTCCCATTCACAAAACCATCTCTGTAGATGGAAGACCTTCTCTGGTCTGCATAAACAGGAGGAGCATGCTGATTTATGGTTTTCTACTTCACTGTGCCGTACATGAGGTGCTCTCATCATGAGTAGCTTTACTAGTACATATTTTCTACttgatattgatattaatagaatGTATATCATGTAGCTGTGAATAATACCTCATTTTCATATAAGTAGGGATAAATAATTGATCACTGCCctcaaaaattataaatttgattTGTCTAAAATGACATATAAATGGCCCTTAAATATCCCTACTAGTGTTTAGTGTTTATCTTTGAAATGAAGCTATTCTGTCTTGCTTCAGGGTGCAGTTATTAGAACATCCAAAGGGGGACAGGCTCCTACTAAATTTGTAATGTCATCTTTAGAAGAAAGACTAAAGGGCCTCAGGAGTCCATGTCACCCATACCTAAGGGCCTTAAAAATCAGTTAATCCGTCAGAATTGGTGGCACATGTCTAAAATCCCAGTAATAGGGAGCCTGATGCAGGAGGACTACTacaagttccaggcaagcctgagctgcatagtgagcccgtctcaaaataaaatgtgctaCAGCACTTTTGCCCAGTGTGTACAAGGTCCTacgttcaattctcagaaccacataataacaataataatttagtCGCACGGTTCCCAAGACCTACTGATTTTTCCATAATGAATTTGATGTTCTGATCATTTttgtaccatatatatatatatatatatatatatatatatatatatatatatattggtttttcgagacagtttctctgtacaaccctggctgtcctctgaactcactctgtagaccaggctggccttgaactcagaaattcgcctgcctctgcctctcaagtgctgggattaaaggcatgtaccaccactgcctggcttgtacCATAAATTTACTAAACAGCTTTTTACTTTATAACTGCCAATGTGATTAGCATGAGCCCTATCATCCTATTTGCTTTCTAAGGGGAAAAAGGGTTGTCATGAGTGGATGCAGCCTGCTACAGGTAATAATGCAACTTCCACGAACCTCCCAGAGAGCCCCATCCATCCCTACCCAAATGTGCTGGGGATAGACCGCAGAACCCTAATACATGCTACctaagcactctgccactgagctaccaATCTGAAATTCTGAAAACAATTTCTCATTGCCATTTCATAGAAGCAGCAAGATCCAGGGGCTGTATGTGGGAAACCACTAATGTAAGCCAGTGTCACTTGGGATAAGGAAGAGGTACAGAGAAGTAAAGTGACATCTATCAGAAGAGCAAACCACACTGCCTCCTTGGCTGGTGCTTGCTTCCATGTGGAACAGTACAGCATAACCAAACGTCTCTACTTTAGTGCTTATGCTCTGCTCTGAGGaatgagaaaggaggaaagcaCAAGCCACAGaaataagagtttaaaaaaaatttcatttgttttacatttcGTTGTACGTGTATGCCCTGCTCATGGCAGTGTGCTTGTGCAGGTCTGAGGACAGTTTCAGTTCCgttccttttaccatgtgggtcctgaagatTGAATTCAGAtttgtcaagcttggtggcaagtgcctttactcactgagtcatcatGCCAGCCcaagaggaaaataaatttttactctTTGTAAATTTAAACTTTGGTTatctactatttatttattcatttacttactggggtttttttgaggcaaaatttttctgtgtagcctatTTGTttatcttctatcatctatctatctatctatctatctatctatctatctatctatctatctatcacctatctatctatcggggtttttttgagatgtgatttctctgtatagacttGCTGGActcactctgaggaccaggctggcctcaaactcagagatctccttgcctctgcctcctaagtgctgggatcaaaggtgtgtaccaccaccacctttaaaatgtaaatattattaaaacaaaaagcctaTTCCTCTCCCCATTTAATCCCCCTTTTCTAGTTTCTCCTTTATCTTTTATAATACTatgttctatttctccttctttggaaaacaaattttaaagaatatattttaaatctggAAAGCAGATTGTAATCTCAGATTTCTTGAATATCTATGGCACTTGATTAGTCCAACTGTATACTTTGACAGCAAGAAGAAAGACCTATGGCATTATTCCAACTTTTCTCCAAAATAACGGATACTTTCCTTGTCGTCATATAATAGTCATTCAGGTTCAGATATGATCAAATCACAGACAAAGTAGGAGGCCTACATGTTGGGATTCACCCACTGAgtccctggaagagcaggaaaCACTTCTCACCCTCCTCAGTGAGTGAAACTGAATATCCGTATATATAACAGGGTTCTggatgagggaaggaaaggaccCATATCCATCACAGACAGCAGCTAAGTGAAGGCTTGGATGTCTAGGTACAATAGGCCTGAAAGTGAGTTCAACGTCTGGAAAGAGCTGCAACACAAAGGCACTGAAGAAGAGTCCTCTCCAACCTAGGCCCTAGTATTCAGAAAACATGCTAACACTTGCTTATGATTTCCTAGTGTATCTACATGGCATTGCCCAGGATCAAGTGATGTTTACCAAGCAAAGTTTACCAAATTTACCATGCTCAGCCTCAGACGAGGCATATATGGAACAAGACAAGTGATCAGCCTGAGCCCTAGCTCTGCCCCTGTATGCTTATTTCCGGAAATGTGTCAGATCCCATCCCAGCGCATGTGCACCTTAAACTGAATCACTTTTCCCACACTCTTGAATTCAGGCAGGACATCATAATAGAAGTCTAGGAACTGTTGGTAGGTCTCTTCTTCACTGTATTCTAGGCTTGAGTCAGGGTCATAGTCATCCCTCCTGCACTGCTCCATTCCAAACGTTGTAAACATGCTCTTAATCAGCAAGGTAGGACTTGATGTGGGGAAGTTGTGTTTACGTGAACAcctgcagaaaaaagaaaagtgaattcaTTTGTCTAATATCAAAAATCTCATAATAAAAGCTTACCATTAACTCCGAGATCAAGGCTCAAGTAACATGGCTGTTTAGACTTAACTACATAGCAATGAACACTGCTTAAAGGCCCAGTTACAGCACCCAAGAAAAATGTTCTACAACTGGCTGGTTTCTCACTGAAATACAAGATTAGGAATGGTTTCCAAGGTCATACGCCATTCAAGAGCCTTTGAATATGTTCAAAGAGATTTCTCTATATTGAACTATTGGGAAAAGGAAGGCTCAATCATGTGACAGACTGC from the Mastomys coucha isolate ucsf_1 chromosome X, UCSF_Mcou_1, whole genome shotgun sequence genome contains:
- the Zrsr2 gene encoding U2 small nuclear ribonucleoprotein auxiliary factor 35 kDa subunit-related protein 2, with translation MLPFRSCSGKGDSDGSMEVAGPTAVPQKRSGKKNRALRRNKERRKKRRQELARLRDAELAQEEEEEDPLAEEKRLEEERLLEEERQRLHEEWLLREEKAQEEFRAKKKKEEAARKRKEELERKLKAEWEEQQRKEREEEEQKQQEKKEREEAVQKMLDQAENELENGGTWQNPEPPTDIRVLEKDRANCPFYSKTGACRFGDRCSRKHNFPTSSPTLLIKSMFTTFGMEQCRRDDYDPDSSLEYSEEETYQQFLDFYYDVLPEFKSVGKVIQFKVSCNLEPHLRGNVYVQYQSEEDCQTAFSVFNGRWYAGRQLQCEFCPVTRWKMAICGLFEVQQCPRGKHCNFLHVFRNPNNEYREANRNIYLSPDWTSSSSTKNSERRERASHYDEYYGRSRRRRSPDFYKRNGESDRKSSSSHRVKKSHRHGMKSRERRSSLSRRRKKDYSLGSSRRSRRSRRRSQSQSRSRSRSRSRSRSRSQSRSRSRSRSRSRSRSHSRSHSRSSSRSRSGWRRSGSRDKTIHSPKSK